One Candidatus Zixiibacteriota bacterium genomic window, ATCTCTTTCGCAAGAATCTGGTCGGCGGCACGGTGGTGCAATTGACTAACCATCGGCTCGACGTTTTTCAACCGAGCCTGTCAGCCGACGGCACGCTGATCGCTTATGAAATGGGCGGCGAGATCTACCTTTATGATCTGCGCACGAATCAAGGTCGCAAATTGCAGGTCGACGTGCCCAGCATCGCCAAGATTAACGACGGGATTCGCGCCGAGTTGGATTCCGGCATCACCGATCTGGCTGTTGCCCCCGACGGCCGGCAGCTGGCCGCGGCGGTTGCCGGCGAGGTCTACTGCCTCGATCTCAGCTCCGGCCAACAGCGACGCCTGACCATTTCCGCCGTCGCCGAGCACGGCCTCGGCTGGAGTGCAGATGCAGCGCAATTGGCCTTCATCACGCGGGAGCAGGATGCGAGCGTACTGACGCTGATCAGCTCCAACGAGACCACCGAGCCGCTCTTGGCGCTGGCTCACGATTTCCATGTCAAACAACTGCTCAAGTCGGAGCGCCTGCTCTCGCAGCCGACGTTTTCTCCCGATCAAACTCGCGTCGCCTTTGTGCGCGGCGGCACGCAGCTGGTCGTTGCCGACATCAAGAAGTTGACCGAGCGCCTTCTTGCCGACAAAGCGCCGATCGGCGAATATGCCTGGTCGCCCGACGGCCGCTATCTCATTTTCACGCAGCTTAACGGCGACTGGCTCAACGAACTGTTTATCGGCGACAGCGAGAGCGGCTCGGTCGAGCGCGTCAGCCCGATGCCGGGTCATTACTTCGCACCGCGCTTCTCTGCCGACGGCCGCCTGATCTATTTCATCGCCGACGGCGATCTGCACTATGCCTATCTCGACCGCGCGCTGGCTGAACAGCCGTCGTATCGACGCCGCGAACTCGTTCTGAACCAGACCAGCCAAAACGCCGGTGCGGCGCCGCTCAAAATCGATTTTGAGGGCATCAATCACCGCGTCATTCGCGCGACGGCTGCCGCCAATATTCACGAAGTCTGGCTGGCGCCGGCTTCCGACGACTTCGTAATCCTCACCCAGGATGGCGAGATTGATCTGCTCGGCATCGAAACGACGGCACCCCGCCATCTGGCCACCCTGCCGCAGCGCGCCGAAATGCTGCGACTCGCTCCCAACGATCACCTTGCTTATGCCATCGATCCAGCGGGTCGATTATTCTCCATCGATTTGGTCACCGGCGACCTCGAGTCGATCCCCTTCTCCGTCGAGCTGACGGCGCGCCGCTCCGAACTGCTGCGGCAAATGTTCGATGATTGCTGGTTGGCGGTAAGGGAGCGGTTCTATGATGCCGGCCTGCATGACGTAAACTGGAGCACGGTACGCGAGAGCTTTGCACCGCGCCTGCAGCATCTCACCGAAATCCGCGATCTTCACGACCTGATCCACGAGATGTTTGGTCAATTGAAGTCCTCGCACCTCGACCTCTGGCTGCCGGAAACTGATCACGCCGAGACTGGCATGCTTGGCTTGCTTCCCGACTATCAGGACAATTCCGCCGGACTGATCGCACTCGAAATCCCCGATGACTCGCCGGCTGCAACCGCCCGTTCGCAAATTCGTCAGTACGATAAAATCACCGCCGTTGAGAACCTGAAACTCGCCGGTGAATTTGATCCGTTCCGGCCCTTCCTGGGGACGGTGGGCCGCGAAGTACGCATCGATCTGATCAATCGCACCGGCATCACCCGTAGCGTCAACTTGGTGCCGTTGTCGGTGCCAGCGCACCGGCATGTCATCGCTGGTTATCAGACGGCCCTGGCGCGGGCCCGGGTCGAGGATGCCTCCAAGGGCAATATCGGCTACGTCCGCGTCGTGCAGATGACCGCGGCCGCCCTCGAGCTGTTCCAGGAGGACCTACGTCGTTACGCCGTCGGCAAGGAAGCCTTGATTGTCGATCTGCGCGGCAACAGCGGCGGCTCTGAGCACGATCGTTTCCTGCAGTTGCTCGCGCGCAAGAAGTATATCACCCACAAACCGCGTGTCGGCATGGCCGGTGCGGATGCTCCTCTGGCCATCGCCGGACCGGTGGTTCTGCTCGTCGATGAGCGCACCAGTTCCGACGCGGAGATTCTCGCCCAGGGATTTCGCGAACTCGGAGCCGGCGAAATCATCGGAGTTACGACCCACGGTGCCGTCATCGGCACGGAGAAGCAGCGCTTGCTCGACGGTTCCACCCTCAGTATCCCAACCGTCGGCTGGTTCACCTTGGCCGGACAGAATCTGGAAAATCACGGCGTCTCGCCCGATGTCGCCGTACCGCTCGATCTCACCCGCGCTGACAAGGGTGAAGACAACCAGCTCCAGCAAGCCATCGAACGCCTCTTGCAGAAATTGCAGTAGGGCGCTTCTCCCTTTGCGCACCCCCAATCCCCGCAGCATTGTTGGTGATTTGACCCCCTTGCCTCTCCCCGCTACGGCTGGTGGGTAATCCGGTAAATCTTCCCCCCGTAATCGTCCGACAGCAGCAGTGAACCGTCCGGCATTTGTTCGAGGTCAACCGGCCGCCCCGTCGGTCCATCCGCCTGCAGCCAGCCTTCGGCAAAGACTTCGTAACTCACCGCTTTGTCTCCCTGCAGTCGCACCAGAGTCACCCGGTAGCCGATCGGCTTGCTGCGATTCCACGAGCCGTGTTCAGCGATAAAGATCTGATTGCGATATGCGGCGGGAAACATCGCGCCGGTATAGAAGCGCATCCCCAGCGATGCAACATGCGGCCCCAATTGCTGCGCCGGCGGCGTATACATCAGGCAGTTTTTCCCCGCGCCCAAATCGGGATCGATGATCGTACCACCATGACAGTATGGAAAGCCAAAATGTAATCCCGC contains:
- a CDS encoding PD40 domain-containing protein translates to MVVKSLRNVLFLLMLSGIVPAVFGQALYLRQPAPSPDGRFICFGFQGDLWIVSSQGGRAERLTVHVGYDGHPSWSPDGRFIAFSSDRNGNFDVFVIPAAGGSELQLTSHTADDIVTGWSSDSRRVLFHGSRDYDFDQVWEVPAAGGREKPLTSIEANYGRRSDHDAKLLFTRGWTPWWQKGYRGSAGCDLYLKDMQSGSIERLTSFSGNDLNGFLVPSGAELIYLSDSTGNYNLFRKNLVGGTVVQLTNHRLDVFQPSLSADGTLIAYEMGGEIYLYDLRTNQGRKLQVDVPSIAKINDGIRAELDSGITDLAVAPDGRQLAAAVAGEVYCLDLSSGQQRRLTISAVAEHGLGWSADAAQLAFITREQDASVLTLISSNETTEPLLALAHDFHVKQLLKSERLLSQPTFSPDQTRVAFVRGGTQLVVADIKKLTERLLADKAPIGEYAWSPDGRYLIFTQLNGDWLNELFIGDSESGSVERVSPMPGHYFAPRFSADGRLIYFIADGDLHYAYLDRALAEQPSYRRRELVLNQTSQNAGAAPLKIDFEGINHRVIRATAAANIHEVWLAPASDDFVILTQDGEIDLLGIETTAPRHLATLPQRAEMLRLAPNDHLAYAIDPAGRLFSIDLVTGDLESIPFSVELTARRSELLRQMFDDCWLAVRERFYDAGLHDVNWSTVRESFAPRLQHLTEIRDLHDLIHEMFGQLKSSHLDLWLPETDHAETGMLGLLPDYQDNSAGLIALEIPDDSPAATARSQIRQYDKITAVENLKLAGEFDPFRPFLGTVGREVRIDLINRTGITRSVNLVPLSVPAHRHVIAGYQTALARARVEDASKGNIGYVRVVQMTAAALELFQEDLRRYAVGKEALIVDLRGNSGGSEHDRFLQLLARKKYITHKPRVGMAGADAPLAIAGPVVLLVDERTSSDAEILAQGFRELGAGEIIGVTTHGAVIGTEKQRLLDGSTLSIPTVGWFTLAGQNLENHGVSPDVAVPLDLTRADKGEDNQLQQAIERLLQKLQ